The region GTTACGAGCGATATCAATTTGCATCGTGCCACCCACACTGGTTTTATCCACTGCTCGCTGAACCTGGTCAGCACTAGTGATTGCCTGACCATTAATTCTTTGAATCACGTCGCCCATCTGTAACCCAGCTTGAGCCGCAGGAGAATTTCGCATGACACTAACCACTACGACACCCCGATCATCTCGGATGTTGAAATTGCTCTCAGGATCACTGTTGATGCGTTGCCGCAACTCAGGAGTAAGGGTAGCCATGCGAATGCCCAGGTAGGCATGATCGACTCTGCCCTTTGCTACCAGTTGATCAGCAATACGTTGAGCCGTATTGATAGGAATGGCAAAGCCTAAACCTTGTGCACCGCCAATGATGGCAGTATTCATGCCAATTACTTCACCCCGCTGGTTAAGCAGTGGACCACCAGAGTTACCAGGGTTGATAGCAGCATCGGTTTGAATGAAGTTAACGCGCTTGTCGGGAACACGGACATCGGAGCTTGTGCGTCCGGTCGCGCTGATGATGCCCACAGTAACAGTGTTTTCCAATCCCAGTGGGTTGCCGATTGCGATCGCCCATTCACCTGGTTTCAACTGATCCGCATCACCCATTCGGACAGTGGGCAAATTGGTGCCCTGCACTTTCACTACGGCTACATCCGTCAAGGAATCGGCTCCCAAAACCTTCCCTTGCATTTCACGTCCATCTTTCATTTTGACGGTGACAGTATCCGCCCCTGCAACCACATGAGCATTGGTGAGAATCAAGCCATCCTGCCGAATCACAAAGCCAGACCCCTGCCCCCGTTCAACCCGAGTGGGAGGTTGGTTGGGAATATCGCCAAAAAATTGGCGGAAAAATGGGTCACGAAAGACGGCTGGAATACGATTCCGCACGGTTCGGGATGAGTCGATCCGCACAACTGCAGGTCCAACCTGCTCCACTGCACGCACCACAAAGTTTGGATCGTTAGAGTTGAGGATGGTGCTACTCCGGCTAGGAGTTTGGGCAACTAAAGCGGGTGTTTCTACTGTTTGAGCAATCGCAGGCAGCGTCATCGCAGACTTGGTAGAAAGCCAGTGATCGCCTGCTATGGCAACTCCAGCACCCAAAAACGGTAGCACCAGGAGAGTGACTGATTTTTTCCAATTAAACTGTTTGAGGTTGTTGGCTGAAATATTCATCGCAGTGTTGTCTTTCATCTGACCTAAATTCCTACTGATACAAACTTAGCCAGAGGATATGTCAATTGGGTCACAACTTCATTTCAGTTGGATGAAATTGCGTCATACAAGTGACCCATCCACCAAAAAGATTGCTCCCACTGTTTTAGCAAAATCAAGACGGGTTTTGTAGAGGGCGGCAGAATCGCAAGATGATTCCCATTTGTCATTTCAAATTCATCTCCGAAACATGGTCTCGACACATCTACCTGCCAGGATAAAAACACAGGTGAATGAACTGCCAGGATAGACAACTAACACCAGTTCCAGAATTTTTCAGGAGATTGGTTGCATTAAGCGGTTTGCATCTACAACGATGTACCGGGTCGGTTGTCTATCCTTTTTTGTCTTTATTGGGATGTTTTAAGGGCCTGGTTTCTAGTGATTTGGACGACTAAAGTCGTTAATACAAACATAAGAACACGGATAAATACGGCTGTTTTTTTGGGGTTTGTAGGGATGGTTTTAACCATCCCTACCCTTTTCAAACACCCTCTTACACAATGATGTGTCTAAGCAAATTGTGTCTAAACAAATTGTGTCTAAACAAATCGGTGAGTAAATTCACAGGTGAGATCAACCCGTCCTTTGCGGAGCATTGCTGGATCAAGCCGTTCGGTAGTATTGCACGTCATCAACACAACCAGGCGCTGCTCAAATTGCATTGTTGCTTCATCTAACACACTGCGGTAGAGTGTGCCATCTAACAAGCTGAGAATATGCTCTGTTTTATTGCTGTATTGGGCCACTTCAAAGGAACGGTTCTGCGCCAAATTATCAGCCTCATTGATGATCAAGCAGATGCGCTGAAGATAAGTGGGCGGGATGAAGTTCTGCACGGCATCGTGATCAAGAATAAAGGTGACATACCCTAACGACATGAGAATTTCTTTAGCAACAGCCTGAGTCCAGGCAGTCTTACCAGTGCCCGGTTCACCACTCACCAACACAGCCAGTTGGTTCTGTTCCATCACAGCTTGTTGCACCACATCAGTGAAGTTTTGTACATCTGCTGGAAAGCTCCGAATAGGAAACTCCGCCTGAAGTTGTCCCACTCGGCTTTGGTAGCCACTTAACATTACAGCGAGTCCGTGCGTAACTTTCTGCACTAGCGGCTTAAGGTCTCGCGCCATCAGAGTCATGCGTCGCTCTTTGCCCAGGTTATCAATCTGGAGCCAGATGTCGGGGTCTTGCCACTGAGCGTAAGCAGTATTAATCACGTCCAACCGTTCCCAGGTGGTGAACTGTTGAATCGGCAAATAAAAATGGCGATCCAGATAGTATTGGGTGATTAGATTGGGACGCCCCAGAAACTTAAGAATTTTGAGAATAATAAGTTCGCGCAGGCGATTGAACACATGATCGATCGCAATGCAATCGCGGCTCAATACTGGCTTGATTGGTGTCTCTACGCTTAAGGTATCCACATGCCGATGGTCGGGATAAGGCGGATCTGGAGTGATGTAATTCCAAAATTCATCGATGTGATACCGGGCATCAGCAGACAACAAATTGAGGAGGTTTGCCCACCAGGCATACTCATTGCGCCCGGCAATATTGGCAAGGCTGCTGTTAAGGTTGAACCATTTGTGCACCAATTCACTGGTATCGTGAACCACCAAGTCTGCTAGAAACTTGAAATCAAGCTGTCGATGATAAGGTCGCCAACCCGCACTCAACAACCCTTGTGCCTGTGGCTGTCTGGAATTATAAGCTTCGTAGGGGTCGAAGTAGCTCATGGGGCGAGTATCCTGGAAAATTGCTAATCGCAGTGGGAAACATGTTGTTGAAGTTGAAATCAAGTGCTGGGGCGATCGCACATGTCCAAAACATATGATGCGTTGTACAAGGAGACGCTATAGCAGAATCCATCCAATGTTTTAGCCCATGATAGATCCTGCAACAGGAATCGTCCGCAGCTATATTACATTGTAGTACGCTGTTTCGTGTCTTCGTCAATCCAGTTTCATGTAGGTTTTATTTAACAAAGGCTGGAGATAGGAATGAAGTCAGGAGTTACGCAGTTGAGAAAAAAGGGGAGGTGCGGTAGAACCAAGAAATGAATCCACCCAAAGTCAACGAATACGACTACATCAACTTTCTGATTGCGGCGCAGAAGGCCTATAGCTGCACGGAAGCCGAACGAGTGCAACCGGAGTCTGATAATGCCGCTGCCCATGACGCAATTACTCGGTTGTTGCATCGACTGGAGCCATCGACTCAGCAGTTGTGGCAAGAAGTGCAGTCGCAAGTACGGTTGCACCAGGGAATTTTAGTGGTAGATGACTCAACGCTCGACAAGTGGTATGCCAAGAAGATGGAATTGGTGACTCGGCACTGGTCGGGCAAGCATGGACGGGTAGTGCAAGGCATCAACCTAATTACGCTGCTATGGAGTGAGGGAGACCGTCACCTTCCGTTGGACTATCGATTTTACGAAAAGGGTGTCGATGGCTCAACCAAAAACGACCACTTCCGCTCGATGCTTGAAACTGCCAAGGAACGAGGGTTTGCGCCCCGATGTGTGGTGTTTGATAGTTGGTACAGTAGCTTGGAGAACCTTAAGTTGATTCGAGATTATGGTTGGATTTGGTTGACTCGACTCAAGCGCAATCGGCAGGTCAACCCGGACAATACAGGCAATCGCCCTCTGCATAAGGTCGTGCTTGCGGCGACTGGCACGGTGCTCCATCTCAAAGGTTATGGGTTCATCAAAGTGTTCAAGATGGTTGCCCCAAACGGTGACATTGATTACTGGGCAACCAATGACCTGGGGATGGGTGAGCTACAACGGCTGCAATTTGCCGAGGTTGGTTGGGCAATTGAGGAGTACCATCGCGGACTCAAACAGTGCTGTGGCGTTGAACGGGCGCAGGTTCGCTCAAGTCGTGCCCAGCGCAATCATGTGGGTTTAGCCATTCGCGCTTTCCTGCGCTTAGAGGTGCACATGTGGACGACAGGTATCAGTTGGTACGAAGCGAAAGCGGCGATCGTCCGGGATGCCATTCGCTCCTTTTTAGCGGCTCCTCGTTTCATCCTCAATCCAACTGCGTAATCCCTGGAAGTATAAACACTTGGGTGAGAGTGATTTAAAGGTTTCGGAAATTTGCCTGGGAACCATGACCTTCGGTCAACAAAACACGTTGGCAGATGCCACCTACCAGTTAGACTATGCCATTGATCAGGGCGTGAACTTCATCGATACAGCTGAAATGTATCCAGTTCCGGCACAGCGCGAAACCTATGGGCGCACGGAAGAGTACATTGGGCATTGGCTCGCAAACCACTGCCGTGATCGCCTCATCATTGCCACCAAAATTGTCGGTCCTTCCCGCCGCATGGATTGGATTCGGAATGGAGCTACGGTGATTGATCGTGCCAACATTGTGCAGGCCGTGAATGACAGTCTGCAGCGCTTGCAAACTGACTACATTGATCTGTATCAAATTCACTGGCCTGATCGTTATGTACCGTTGTTTGGGCAATCCGTATTTGAGCCAGAGCAAGTTCGAGAAACTGTGGCGATCGCAGAGCAACTCAGTGTTTTTGCGGAACTGATTGGAGCAGGCAAAATTCGCTACTTGGGTTTGAGTAACGAAACTCCCTGGGGCATGGCAACGTTTAGGCAGACGGCTCGTCAACTTGGACTACCCAATGTTGTCTCAATTCAAAACGCCTACAATCTACTGAATCGGCAGTTTGATTGGACCTGGGCAGAAGTCTGCTATTACGAAAAGTTAGGAATGCTGGCTTATAGCCCGCTGGCATTCGGTTGCCTGACGGGAAAGTATTTGCAGCCCAACGAAACGGGGCGATTGCGGTTGTTTCCTGGCTTTGGACAGCGCTATCTCAAAGTCAACGTGAATGAGGCTGTTGCAGAGTATGAGGCGATCGCCCGTCAGTATAGTCTCAGTCTTGTAACGCTGGCACTGGCATTTGTGCGGCAACGCTGGTTTGTAACCAGTACCATTATCGGTGCAACAACGCTGACGCAACTCAAAGAAAACCTGGCAAGCGTGGATATTACTTTGGATGATGAAATTTTGACCGCGATTAACCAAGTTCATCAACGTTATCCTAATCCCGCACCATAAGACTTTCAAAACAAAGCCGTCAATTAGTTCCGTGGTTTCACCTCACTTCATCAAGTTTTTAATTAGCTTTATAGAAGCTTTACAAAGTAGATGATAAAAATCTTTCATTGAGACGAATAATTCTATTAGTGGTTTCTTGTTAATGAACTCTAGTGCATTGGTGATTCAACTCTACATTGAGTAAATCCCTATCATTTGCGATAGAATTTGCAGTCTACAATGGTTTCAACAGTTTCAACAAAATACATCATCCTAAAGTTGACTGACCTTACTGCAAATTGCGATCGCCTATTATTGAGTCTTTTATAAGTAGTTAATTCAGGATTGATTTATTGAATGCTTAGTCAGTAAATTTACTTGACTGAGTAACTCTGTTTTTAACCTGCCCGAGTTGTTCTGGCAGGCACTTCATATTTCATCAGGTGGATAAATGTTTATTCCTATGACAATGCAACCAGCCACTAGCCTCTACTCTAAGATTCAAGTGCTGCTAGTCGAGGATAATGAAATTAACCGATTATTGATGTGTGACTATCTTCGCTACTACGGATATCGCGTGGTTAGCCTGGTAGATGGAGAGCAATTTTTTGAAACTCTGGCTTGTGTTCAGCCAAATATCATTTTATTAGATCTAAAACTACGAGAAACTAATGGGTATCAAATCTTAGAAAATCTGCAAAAGAGTTCGGAATATCGTGATATTCCAGTGATTGTTATTTCTGGTTTAGCCTTTCAAAAGGATAAAAAACGTGCCTTTGAGTTGGGGGCACGTCATTACCTTGTGAAACCCATTAACCTGAATGAGTTAAATAAGCTGATTCAAGAAGAAGTGTTGCGCTCTCGTTCTTGATCCAAAAACTCTTCAACCACGCGAGTCAGACTTTGCAACGCCTCTGCAGTTTCCGCTTTCTGTATCTCCATCTGATTCATTAGGAGATTCATCGTCTGTAAATGATCCAGCGTGATAGCAAGAGAGGCTTTAAACTGCTGTTCAAACTCGTCAATTGTCATCTCCAACCCCTCTAAAATTCAGTGTAACTGTTTATACTTCCAGCATAGTGACTGAAACAGGCGATCGGGTGAAGAGATATTAAAGTAAAAGTCCTACTATCTGAGGTTCTCTTGAGTTTTTCAAAACCTATTCTACGAATTTCCTCGCAAGTTAAACATAATTTTTATGCTGAGACATGTATAGCTTTTAAATAGCGTAGTCTTGCACCTATTTACCAAATACTGAGACTCAGTATCTCAGAGATCATTGATTTGAATTATGGTAATCATATCCATTTCTTCACTGACTTTATAGTCGGTAGTCTTAAGCGATCGCACCACTGAAGCTTTGAACAATATGGATTGTTTGAAAGCAGCAAGTGAGCGATCGCAAAAACAATCAGCTCACTTGTAAGCTTATGATGCCAGCCTTTCCAGGTGTGTCTGATATTGGCGGAGTGGAATCTCGATCCAAAATTCGGCTCCCAGCCCTGGTTCAGATTCGCACCGCAGTATGCCGCCGTGCTTCTCAGCAATAATCTGATAACTGATTGAGAGTCCCAAGCCTGTTCCTTTTCCAACTGGCTTAGTGGTGAAAAATGGGTCGAATAATCGTTCTTTGACTGCCTGCGTCATTCCCGGTCCATTGTCTGCAATTCGGATGATTGCATGAGTCCCGCCACGAACCTCAGTAGTAATTGTAATTTTGCTAGGATTGCGGCGAATCTCCATCATCGATCGCTGAGAATCATAACTATGTAATGCATCAATTGCATTACTCAGGAGATTCATAAAAACCTGATTCAATTGCCCAACAAAGCACTCAACTAACGGAAGATTTCCATACTGTTTCACTATTTCGATTGGGGGATGCTCTACTTTTGATCTCAATTGGTTTTGCAAAATGAGTAACGTGCTATCAATTCCCTCATGAATATCAACTGCTTTCATTTCTGCCTCATCTAATCGGGAGAAATTCCTCAGAGATAGCACAATCTGACGGATGCGATCAGCTCCTACCTTCATCGATGAAAGTAATTTAGGCAAATCTTCCAACAAAAAATCCAAATCAATCGTTTCAATATGTCTTTCAATTTCTGGATTGGGATTTGGATAACACTGTCTATAAAGATACAAAAGCCCTAACAAATCCTGAGTATACTTATTGGCATAGTCCAGATTACCGTAGATAAAATTCACAGGATTATTAATTTCATGAGCAACCCCAGCTACCAACTGACCCAAGCTTGACATTTTCTCAGTTTGAATCAATTGAGTTTGAGTTTGCTGTAATTCAATCAATGCTTGTTGGAGTTTTGCTGCTTGCGCTTCTGCAATTTCAGCTAAGTTTTCCTTAATTTGCAATGCGCTGCGTAACTCTACTTGCTGTGCTCTCAACTCCTCTGTCAGCTTCTTTGTATCTGCCAGGGCTGCATTTTTAGCTTGTAGCAAGAATAGAAAATCTACAATAGGATCGTGCGTCGCAAAGTCTTTTAATTTAAGTCCCAGAGGAGCAAGGCTAGCGGTATCTGTAACCCAGGGCGTTCCCAGGAAAAATATGACATCCTGCTCTTCGACATACATCATCTGACCTTTGAGTTGCATCCCATTGTGGAATGACTCCAGCATGAACAATGAGCGAGATTGCTTTCGAATTTGGTCAAAATCAAGTTCAATGCTAGGGCGATTGATTTGAAAATGGTGTTCAAACTGGCTACCAACTAGTTCGGTAACAGTAATGCGCTGTAATACTTCCCCAGCTTGCAACACATTCAGATCGCGATTAAAGACAAAATGAAATGGAAACGCAATTGAGAATAGCTGTGGGGGTAAACAAAGATAGGGAGAAACCATGACTCATTCAGATTGCTTGTATTTGATTGAAAATTCATCGTGATCCGCACCCTCCTCTCGACTCTGAATTTGAGTCACCTCAACCTCGGTATCAAATCGAGTTCCCAGTCCTTTAACCAGTCCTATGACCATTGGAGCTAAACCTTCTCGACTGGAATGGTAATGCAGTCGGAGAGATTCTTCACCTTGATGTGTACAGTCAAAGGATGGGGGTTTGAGCTGAGGAAAAATCACTCCTACACGAGCATGAAGATTATCAAGATTTTCTAAAAACTCTGGTAAGTTATCACCGCTCATTTCCATCATTTCACCGTAACCTTCTTGAGCAGTGTATTTGACCCAGAATTCTCCAAATGCTTGCATAATTTCCGAGGTAGATAAGCCTAAAACTGCACTTGCAGCGTTGACTAATTTATGGGTAACGTCATCGGGATACCCTTCCATGCTGATGAAACTATCAACTTCTAGATCAGCTTTTTGCTTGATTTCTTTCCAGGTTGCTTCGCCAAAGTATTTGCATACCATGTCCTCAATCGCTTTATTGACTAATCCGTACATAGCCCCTCCAAAGAATGCTGTAATTGCGGTAGTCTTCAGTATTTCCGCTTTAATCTCAAGATTCCCACTTTTCTCTCTGTACCAAACAAATTAAATAATAAATTTTGTTGCAAGAAAACTCTCAGCCGTCTTACTGTCTAAGGGTTTCGAGAAGAAATATCCTTGTCCACTTTCACATTGCAATTCCTGGAGGCGGGCAAATTGTTCGACCGTTTCAACTCCTTCTGCCACCGCGTCCATACCTAAACTACGAGCAAGCATAACAACCGTGCGGATGATTTCTAACTTCTCTACATCAGTATCTACGCTTTGAATAAATGAGCGATCGATCTTGAGTGTACTGATAGGAAAACGATTCAAATAACTTAAAGAGGAATACCCAGTGCCAAAATCATCCATTGACAACTGAATTCCTAATGCTTGAAGCTGTAATAAACTAGCAGTTGTAGATTCAACATTATCCATCAAAATACTTTCCGTAATTTCTAGTTTCAAGTTACTGGCGGAAAGTCCGGTTGATTGCAAAATCTGCTGAATTTGAGTTGCAAAGTTTGGTTGGGCGAATTGCTTGCTATAGATATTGACATTGATAGTCAGGGTGCTAGCAGAAGGAAATTCCTGCTGCCAACGGTGCATTTGCCAACAAGCCTCCCTCAACACCCAGTCACCTAATGGAATAATCAACCCAGTTTCTTCTGCGACTGGAATAAACTCACCTGGAGCGATCAACCCGCGTTCTGGATGGCACCAGCGGACAAGGGCTTCAAAGCCGGTGATTTCCTGGCTTTTTAAGGATACGATTGGCTGATAGTGCAGATGAAATTCTTGACGTTCAAGTGCTCGGCGTAAATCAGTTTCTAGTTGAAGAAGGGCAACCGCCCGCACATGCATCGCGGTGTCAAAGATTTGATACTGAGATTTCCCTTTCCCTTTGGCGTGATACATTGCGGTATCTGCATCACGCAGCAGATCTTGGGGATGCTCATACCCGGTAGTACTGAGAGCAATCCCAATGCTAGTGCTGGCAAAGATTTCGTGTCTGCCCAGTTTAAATGGAAGCGTCAACTCCTTTTGGAGTCGCTCTGCAATTTGGGTAGCGTATTGAGCATCTTGAATGCCTTCGAGCAAAATGGCAAACTCGTCACCTCCTAACCGTGCAATCAGGTCATTCCGCCGCAAAGAGGCTCCCAGCCTGCGGGAAATCGCAATCAGGAGTTGGTCGCCAACTGTGTGACCAAGACTGTCGTTGATAACCTTAAAGCGATCCAGATCTAGAAAAAGTACGGCAAATAAGTAGTCTGGCTGTTGCTTGGTACGGGCGATCGCCTGCTCTAAACGATCCGTAAACAGTGCCCGATTGGCTAAACCTGTTAGTCCATCATGCAGCGCATCATGCAGTAGCTGCTCTTCTACCTGCTTGCGTTCAGAAATATCGCGGCAGACGATGACTCCCCCTTTAGGAATCCCATTCTTATCTTTGAGAGGTCTTCCTGTTACAGTCACCCAAATGCCCTCAGGAGCTTGCGCATGGCGCACAAACATTTCAACATCGGTAACTTCTTCACCTCGAATAGAGCGCTCTAATGGCAAATCTCTAGTGTCAAATGGAGTAACACGATCTGAGCGATAGAGATTCATGGTTTGTGAACAGTGATTTGCCACTAGATGGGTTGCTTGACTTCCAAACATCCGCTCTGCTGCTGGATTAAAAACCAGGAAATTTCTGTTTTCGTCTGCAACAATCACAGCATCACCCATGCTATCCAGAATGGATTTGAGACTTTCGGAAATTTCTGTTTGCTTTACCAGGGCAGTTTCGATTTGTTTCCGTTGAATAAATTGACCAATCTTGATACCGATGTCAGTCATCATTTCCTGCAAGCTGTCATCAGGCTGGCAGGGTTTATGACTAAAAAACTCTAATACTCCAATCACTTCAGTTCCATTTTGAATAGGTAGTCCAAAACCACCGCATAGATGGGTTGCGATCGCGTGGAGTCTGCGTGGCGAATTAGAATCTTGAGTAATATCTTCAATCCAAATCGGTTGCCGTTGATGCCAAACACAACCAGCTAGCCCAATTCCCACTGGCAAGGTTAACACCCGATTTAGTTGCTCAAATTCCCTGAAGTGCTCTGGGAAAGCCGTCCAAACTTCATGACACTTGAGTTCTCTCGCCAACGGATCAACTATCCACAGCACTCCCACTTGCCAGTCTAGAGCTGTGCAGATTGCCTCCAACAACTTGACGGACGCTTCACTGAAGGTTGCAGACTCAGCCAGAATGTGAGTCACAGTATACAGAGCCGCCAGTTTACGATTCATTTTGCGCAATTCTGCCCGCTGCTCAGTCAGTTCATCGGTCAGTTTCTTCGCATCCGATAGGGCAGTGTTTTGGGCTTGCAGTAAAAACAGAAAATCAACGACTGGGTCATGAATTGCAAAATCACTAAGAGTCAAGCCGTAGGATTTTAACGATGCAATATCCGTGACCCAGGGAGAACATAGAAAAAAGATAGCTTCTGGTTGTTCTACATAAACCATCTGACCTTTAAGCTTCATGCGATTATGCAGAGATTCCAATAGGAATAGCGATCGCGTCCGCTTACGAATCTGAGCAAACTCAACTTGAATATTAGGTCTATTAATTTGAAAATGTTGCTCAAGTTGACTACCAACTGTCAACTCAGGATAGATTCGTTGTAAAACTTCTCCTATTTGA is a window of Leptolyngbyaceae cyanobacterium JSC-12 DNA encoding:
- a CDS encoding phosphoacceptor domain-containing protein (histidine kinase family',heme-dependent protein with NO-binding domain,'ATPase, histidine kinase/DNA gyrase B/HSP90-like; IMG reference gene:2510097521~PFAM: Histidine kinase-, DNA gyrase B-, and HSP90-like ATPase; Heme NO binding associated; His Kinase A (phosphoacceptor) domain) — translated: MVSPYLCLPPQLFSIAFPFHFVFNRDLNVLQAGEVLQRITVTELVGSQFEHHFQINRPSIELDFDQIRKQSRSLFMLESFHNGMQLKGQMMYVEEQDVIFFLGTPWVTDTASLAPLGLKLKDFATHDPIVDFLFLLQAKNAALADTKKLTEELRAQQVELRSALQIKENLAEIAEAQAAKLQQALIELQQTQTQLIQTEKMSSLGQLVAGVAHEINNPVNFIYGNLDYANKYTQDLLGLLYLYRQCYPNPNPEIERHIETIDLDFLLEDLPKLLSSMKVGADRIRQIVLSLRNFSRLDEAEMKAVDIHEGIDSTLLILQNQLRSKVEHPPIEIVKQYGNLPLVECFVGQLNQVFMNLLSNAIDALHSYDSQRSMMEIRRNPSKITITTEVRGGTHAIIRIADNGPGMTQAVKERLFDPFFTTKPVGKGTGLGLSISYQIIAEKHGGILRCESEPGLGAEFWIEIPLRQYQTHLERLAS
- a CDS encoding trypsin-like serine protease with C-terminal PDZ domain (IMG reference gene:2510097515~PFAM: Trypsin; PDZ domain (Also known as DHR or GLGF)~TIGRFAM: periplasmic serine protease, Do/DeqQ family) translates to MKDNTAMNISANNLKQFNWKKSVTLLVLPFLGAGVAIAGDHWLSTKSAMTLPAIAQTVETPALVAQTPSRSSTILNSNDPNFVVRAVEQVGPAVVRIDSSRTVRNRIPAVFRDPFFRQFFGDIPNQPPTRVERGQGSGFVIRQDGLILTNAHVVAGADTVTVKMKDGREMQGKVLGADSLTDVAVVKVQGTNLPTVRMGDADQLKPGEWAIAIGNPLGLENTVTVGIISATGRTSSDVRVPDKRVNFIQTDAAINPGNSGGPLLNQRGEVIGMNTAIIGGAQGLGFAIPINTAQRIADQLVAKGRVDHAYLGIRMATLTPELRQRINSDPESNFNIRDDRGVVVVSVMRNSPAAQAGLQMGDVIQRINGQAITSADQVQRAVDKTSVGGTMQIDIARNGRTISKSVRVGTFPAQAAQMNE
- a CDS encoding hypothetical protein (IMG reference gene:2510097520) encodes the protein MTIDEFEQQFKASLAITLDHLQTMNLLMNQMEIQKAETAEALQSLTRVVEEFLDQERERNTSS
- a CDS encoding heme-dependent protein with NO-binding domain (IMG reference gene:2510097522~PFAM: Heme NO binding) — its product is MYGLVNKAIEDMVCKYFGEATWKEIKQKADLEVDSFISMEGYPDDVTHKLVNAASAVLGLSTSEIMQAFGEFWVKYTAQEGYGEMMEMSGDNLPEFLENLDNLHARVGVIFPQLKPPSFDCTHQGEESLRLHYHSSREGLAPMVIGLVKGLGTRFDTEVEVTQIQSREEGADHDEFSIKYKQSE
- a CDS encoding PAS domain S-box/diguanylate cyclase (GGDEF) domain-containing protein (IMG reference gene:2510097523~PFAM: EAL domain; GGDEF domain; Heme NO binding associated; PAS fold~TIGRFAM: PAS domain S-box; diguanylate cyclase (GGDEF) domain), translating into MVGAITSLSSPSHWKVFQSLSYFKAIPDLFTDIFPFHLVFDRNHKILQIGEVLQRIYPELTVGSQLEQHFQINRPNIQVEFAQIRKRTRSLFLLESLHNRMKLKGQMVYVEQPEAIFFLCSPWVTDIASLKSYGLTLSDFAIHDPVVDFLFLLQAQNTALSDAKKLTDELTEQRAELRKMNRKLAALYTVTHILAESATFSEASVKLLEAICTALDWQVGVLWIVDPLARELKCHEVWTAFPEHFREFEQLNRVLTLPVGIGLAGCVWHQRQPIWIEDITQDSNSPRRLHAIATHLCGGFGLPIQNGTEVIGVLEFFSHKPCQPDDSLQEMMTDIGIKIGQFIQRKQIETALVKQTEISESLKSILDSMGDAVIVADENRNFLVFNPAAERMFGSQATHLVANHCSQTMNLYRSDRVTPFDTRDLPLERSIRGEEVTDVEMFVRHAQAPEGIWVTVTGRPLKDKNGIPKGGVIVCRDISERKQVEEQLLHDALHDGLTGLANRALFTDRLEQAIARTKQQPDYLFAVLFLDLDRFKVINDSLGHTVGDQLLIAISRRLGASLRRNDLIARLGGDEFAILLEGIQDAQYATQIAERLQKELTLPFKLGRHEIFASTSIGIALSTTGYEHPQDLLRDADTAMYHAKGKGKSQYQIFDTAMHVRAVALLQLETDLRRALERQEFHLHYQPIVSLKSQEITGFEALVRWCHPERGLIAPGEFIPVAEETGLIIPLGDWVLREACWQMHRWQQEFPSASTLTINVNIYSKQFAQPNFATQIQQILQSTGLSASNLKLEITESILMDNVESTTASLLQLQALGIQLSMDDFGTGYSSLSYLNRFPISTLKIDRSFIQSVDTDVEKLEIIRTVVMLARSLGMDAVAEGVETVEQFARLQELQCESGQGYFFSKPLDSKTAESFLATKFII
- a CDS encoding ATP-dependent Zn protease (IMG reference gene:2510097516~PFAM: ATPase family associated with various cellular activities (AAA)) — protein: MSYFDPYEAYNSRQPQAQGLLSAGWRPYHRQLDFKFLADLVVHDTSELVHKWFNLNSSLANIAGRNEYAWWANLLNLLSADARYHIDEFWNYITPDPPYPDHRHVDTLSVETPIKPVLSRDCIAIDHVFNRLRELIILKILKFLGRPNLITQYYLDRHFYLPIQQFTTWERLDVINTAYAQWQDPDIWLQIDNLGKERRMTLMARDLKPLVQKVTHGLAVMLSGYQSRVGQLQAEFPIRSFPADVQNFTDVVQQAVMEQNQLAVLVSGEPGTGKTAWTQAVAKEILMSLGYVTFILDHDAVQNFIPPTYLQRICLIINEADNLAQNRSFEVAQYSNKTEHILSLLDGTLYRSVLDEATMQFEQRLVVLMTCNTTERLDPAMLRKGRVDLTCEFTHRFV
- a CDS encoding response regulator containing a CheY-like receiver domain and an HD-GYP domain (IMG reference gene:2510097519~PFAM: Response regulator receiver domain) yields the protein MFIPMTMQPATSLYSKIQVLLVEDNEINRLLMCDYLRYYGYRVVSLVDGEQFFETLACVQPNIILLDLKLRETNGYQILENLQKSSEYRDIPVIVISGLAFQKDKKRAFELGARHYLVKPINLNELNKLIQEEVLRSRS
- a CDS encoding transposase family protein (IMG reference gene:2510097517~PFAM: Transposase DDE domain), yielding MNPPKVNEYDYINFLIAAQKAYSCTEAERVQPESDNAAAHDAITRLLHRLEPSTQQLWQEVQSQVRLHQGILVVDDSTLDKWYAKKMELVTRHWSGKHGRVVQGINLITLLWSEGDRHLPLDYRFYEKGVDGSTKNDHFRSMLETAKERGFAPRCVVFDSWYSSLENLKLIRDYGWIWLTRLKRNRQVNPDNTGNRPLHKVVLAATGTVLHLKGYGFIKVFKMVAPNGDIDYWATNDLGMGELQRLQFAEVGWAIEEYHRGLKQCCGVERAQVRSSRAQRNHVGLAIRAFLRLEVHMWTTGISWYEAKAAIVRDAIRSFLAAPRFILNPTA